attgggtgcgtttcaagtcagtacatatatcatATGACACGTATTTCAATCAACGTCAGaattaagtaccacattaaaagttctgccgttaacgtttgaggtaattgtagacctgtgcgataaatgattgcTGGCGCCCAACGGGGGACTATACAATGACCACGGCTAAAGTAAAAAGGATTCTGAATAAATTGCGAAGACTATTGGATGTATTTgtgttggtgtgtgtgtgtgtttgtaaacatagccaactgggtaatttcgtatgaatacacaccaacaaaCAGGGACTATACAATGACCACGGCTAAAGTAAAAAGGATTCTGAATAAATTGCGAAGACTAttggttgtgtgtgtgtgtgtgtgtgtgtgtgtgtgtgtgtgtgtgttgaagGTGTGCACGTCTGCATGTTGTGgctttcgttttgtggaggctgcgtttttgaaacgtggcattccctgtttgatagtTATCTTTGTTTTTTACTGGCAGATTTGTTTGCCTCTTTTCGAAAGAAGAGAGGGTATACTAGTTCGCACATGTCGGTCGATCGGATGCCATTGGCCAGTTTATGGGCACACAATTAAGTTCATGATCAGCAACTAGAGACTGATTTTGTAATCCTTCCTAGGATGATTGTATTTTGTCAGCAAATGATCCCGTTAATTTTGAAGGGTCGAGGAAACGGTGATCTTGAAATAGGAGACTATATCCGATCAGCTACTGGGAAACACTTAGGCCAACGGCCGCTAAACTAAATTGGTTAACTGCATAGAAGTCATCAGGTTAAACCTCATGACAAAAGTATCCTCTAATTCAAAACCCATTCCCTGTTCTTTTTACTGATTAATGCGTAATCCTACGGTCATCAGGTGTCATATGTTAGATCATAGAATACTACATGTGGTCAATAAATGAGCAATTTTGTTTATGGGATAAggtcgtcaaaggtcaaggttatagtgTCTTAAGACAAAGAAGACAgcaatcaataactgaagaacgcttggacACGCTGTTGTCAAAGTTAATATGCTGATTGCTACcatcagtagatgactcctattgtggTAGGATTATTAAGTCAAATGTCAAGGGCACAGTTGCATTGATGTTGAAAAACGTTTTTATCTCTGTCAGTAACTGGACAACACTCGGACTTCTACAAGTCAAACTTTATAAGATTCTGTTTTCAATATATGACAACTACTGCTTCTATGGGATCATTAGGGGAAAAGGTTCATGTTACAGCGTGCTTTAAACGGAAATTTTCATGCCCATATACCCATGACAGGCCTTTGTATAAAAGGCGCTTTTTAACGTGTTtaccatgaaaagggcgctatatctGGTATGATTTGATATATAGAGAGCATATTGTTTTATAAACGGGCCATTTTACTTAATACAAGCcagcaaataaaaaagtaaataagatGGTGAATTTTGAACTTAAATTTTAGATTGGAAGAAATACAacaaagaatatagtgataaactATGGCCTGGCTGGGACAAAAATCTTTCTCAAGCTGACAAAGACACCTATGACATTGATGGAATTTGTAAGTGTTATTTATCATAATGTAACAATTTGAACGTAACTAAGAATTTCAATGGTGTAAATGAATAAAACCTAATTTATAATTCTGTAACAATAACCTTTTTGAAGGCGACAATTTTAGAAAACAAACAAATGGAGGTTAAATGTGCTTCAAAATGCAGACTCTTGCTAGCGAAATGGCTGATCTTATAACAGTTGTCTATACAACACTTCTTTACAAGTTGAACATAAGTCATGTGAAAAGATCTACACTATGGCCAAGTTGATTTGTTAATGAATTTCAGTAAGTTACTACGAGGCTACGATTCAGCCAGTGATAGATGAACTGGGACCGGATCCATCGGAAGAAAAATGGCACGAGTGGCTGTTTAAATGGAGTAAACTCTCAGTGGAAGATTTCCTAAGAGGGTTAGGTGGCGACGAAATGAAGAGTTACCCGCTTACTCCATGGGCCGAGCCGGCCATTGAAGGCTACAAGGTACGTAATAGATACCGGCCGAAGCCTGCTTGATTTACTATTTACACATACTAGAGTAATATGACATATATTTTCTGTATGGTCGTCGTACACATGTGTGTGTAAACAAAGGCGAAGGCTACGGGTGTCTTGAAATATTACACATATTATAAGTACCCACGGGTATATTCTACATTTATTTTGCAGTCATCTTATAATAGTGCAAGTAGCGCATCAAATACTGCTTTAATAGCAACCGCTAAGCCGCGGATAGTCCCGTCTAATTTAACAATGTGTTTTGTTTTCGTCTCAGCAATTTTAAAAGCAAACACCATTGCCTTTGCACTGCATCTTCCTTCAACCAGTACAAATAAACATACCAAAACTGTGAAACAAAGCGCTAATATACAAATCTCTTCTTAATGTTTATCATATCTATTTCAATTAAAGGTATCTACATATACACCAATGTTTGGAGAGGATTTAGCCACGTATCTTCGAGAGGATCTTGGCAAATGGTGGGCGGATCCTCTCAAAACACCAAAGCTTGGAATGGACACCCTGCCAAAGGCGTTCacaaaaaggaataaaaatggTTGGAACCCAGATGTCGATCTCTCCAAAAACATCAAGTTTGGAATCATGGTTACAAAGGTGGAAAACACCGAAAAGTATGTAAAGGGCAAAAAGGTCAAGAAGGTCATTGTCACTGGAAATAACGCAAGTACTGGACATGTGGAATCTGTTGAAGGAGACGCCGTAATTCTGACGTTACCGCTACAAATCCTGCGACAGATTGACATACCATTCAGCATAGAAAAACAGAAAGCCCTTTCACAAATTTCATATGGTGCCTCAACAAAAGTTATGCTGCAATGTAAAACAAGATTCTGGCAGAAAGATGTAGGCCATGGCGGTTTCAGCAAAACTAACATGATGATCGGACAGTTACATTACCCGTATTACGAAGAGTCCGGAATCGGTGACGATGAGAGGGGAGTGTTGATGGTTTACACATGGCAAGAAAATGCATTGACGTATGGCTCGCAACCAAAGGACATAGCTATTCGCAGTGCTGTTCATGACATAAGCAAGATTCATTCCCAGATTAAGGACCAGTTTGAGGTTGGCGTCGTACAGGCATGGTCCAGTGATCCAACATCCGAAGGCGCCTTTGCTCTTTTGAAGCCTTTTGAGTACATAGATCATATGAAAATCCTGACGAAACCAACAGAGACAATCTACTTGGCAGGAGAGGCACTGTCCTGGAGCAGTGGGTGGATTCAAGGAGCTATATTTTCCGGTCTGATGCAAGCCTACTGTTTTCAGTCGCATCTAGAGGATAAAGAAGTACGCACACCTGTATCTTTGATGCTTGGAAAGAAGTAATTGGTTGTTTAATGATTATCTCAATTAAACAACATCAAGATTTACTTTAAGAGTTGAAACATTTGATCTAAAAAGGACTTTAAAATAATCACTTTATACGTGTCATTCTGACCCCATTTATTCCTTATCGGGTTAGTAATTTTCCATGTAAGGTTAAAATTATCCAAGGTGGTTGGGGGAGGGCGGAGAGAAAAACAGCCAATCGACTAGTTTCTTCTCCCTTTTCTGTGTGCAAAAACTAAGGTGGAACACCAGGTAGGGGGTAGAAACCAAACTGGTTTTTACACCGGATACGGAATATACGATATATCGGACGTAAAGTAgtttgtagaaataattttgttgatatgacatgtacatgtatatgttctcTGTAGGTGCTTATTTTCATCTTAATCAgatcttttattatcatattgatTGCAAATGGGATTTTTTCTTGTACGTCAGTTATAAGAAGTGGAAGTACTGCTCGTATGAAAATACCCATAGGTAAATACCACATGGTTTGAAACTGGTCAGTTAAAGCCATGTTACCATTGACTAGTCGGATAACTGTTCTAACGTTTTAGAATAATGctgtaaaatgaatgaatgaatgaagtaGTAGTACACTAATCGTGTGTTCTATATTATTGTAATCATTTTTCTAAAAAAGTTTTTGTCTAATACCTATAGCTGTGTAACACTTATAAGATAGGAGATGCCAGAATCATGGATATCCAAACAGATTAAACACTTAATTGTTTAGAAGTTTTTACGAATATCAGATCACTCAGGTTAGAACATGATGGACCAGCAACTTCTAAAATCATATTACCACAGCAGTATAAGAATATAAATAGTAGTAATTACTCTCAAATTTATTGTATTTGAGTGGATAATGTTCAcagtaaaacaaatatactatTGAAAAGCTTTCATTCGACCTGATGTGAAGCATTTAGATAAATTATTGTTCTAACGAAATCCTGGCAGTTGTGACAGTTCgatatgtatataaaatttagCCTCATGAACAGGGGATTATGAATGAGCCTGGAAggtttatattattaaaaacgtCAGTAATCTTAACCTGGTTTTCATACTAGTGATTCGTTTTCTTAGGTGTGCATGTAATGTCTAATGTAATTTACAAATTATAGGctaaatattgtattttctcCACATTTATATTGCTGAATTATAATCAggtattatatatttcattaaagcTCTGTAGTTACATATGGATCCGATGTATTCAAtttacttttttgttgggtttaatgtcacaccgacacagtcaTACGATGGTGGAGGAACACCCCgagtgcccctctgtgcattatttcatcacaagcggacaccttggtagagccaccaaccttccgtaagccgaaATGATTAGTGATTTTGCACTCAATCCCATCTGATCATACCCTATcgtttatttataaaagaaaaaaatgccctTGCCAATCAAAGTTCTCGTCATCATTAATGGGAAACACCCATCAGGTCCCTCTTACGCCAGCTTCAACGGAATTCGGTTATCCCAGTCAGTTCACGAGATGACATCTTACGGCCACTACACGTAACTGTTGTTGTGTAAATTTAGTTCATTTGCAAGAAGAAATTTGCGTCACCCTTCAAGATTCCTAGCACAGATTTAAAGAATCCATCATAAATTACATTTGCGACAGAGGAAATTAAGGTTACAATCTAAAACCCTTAAGCCGCTGTCTTTAGTAAAGAAAACAGCAAAATTAGATTCCTTTGAAACATTAAGCACATCCAACGTAAGCACAGCTACAAACCATAAATCGAGTCTCATAATACTTGTTTTTATGTACTGCGCCATTTGTTACCAATATATGTGTAAAACCCCAGTGCCACTGTCTGGTATTAAGAGGCTAGGTATTACCTGTAATACGTTTTCCACCCCTAAGGGTTACCAGATTTTTGCCATGTTTTATGAATATGTTTGcctaagtcggtgctagggggatgaggggtgttgcacatttcatatcCTCTCTTGAACAGAATCAAACAGaggcgtatttttttttcaaataagttaAGGTGAAAACTTTGTTTCTACAGGGTCAAGGGggagtgtggggggggggggggggggggggagagaatTCTACGAATGAGCAAAGGCCGTGtgcttatttataaatatttgtggTTTGATAAATCTACCTTTAACAATTTTTGaatcataagcattttcaatttcgtgTCCgaagcacggacggacgacggtcgccggacggtgagcggtgacaatagctcactctgagcccttggctcaggtgagctataaaggtacaatataagctattattTTGCAGAAACAACaaagaagtaattctaaaaaaaattgtaacttcACAAAAAGAAGTCTGTGTCCTGTGGCAATACTGTTTCATTGAGGTAATTAtctttgcaaaacaaaaatgcaCGTCAAGGTTATGGCCTTAGATCccctatgacctttgacccaaagtggtaccttgacctttattccaaaataaagaatgataagatataaagattaaaaaaagaagtttattattatctttttcaaacgggtgtattaaaatgtttgaagtatgtattcaagaaaagtgaactttaacatacaagaggaccatgatggccctatatcgctcacctgagttcatccatgcagtctgatcatgatctgcactgtttgctatttagcCAGTATTGGTATCTTTTTGGTTAGTACCCCCTTTAACAGCTAATgggactgtccaaattgaaagatggaaaagcttgttatagaaatttagcagggtaagggttaactaatACATTCTGTATGACCAGTGCATACTTTTTTTGGCTGATACTTTATCTGGTGGTTTTCAAAATCTGAGTTTTTTGGCACAGGTTTATGCTGGTGCTCAAGACCAACACCTGACAAACTAAGAATCTTTAACACATCTAAGTGTCAGGGGAAAACTCACTTTACTGGTATAAGATACGACATATATATGCAAGAGTTCTGATCCGTTCATAATTACTTGCACTGTGGTACAACCTGAACTTGTCCATACCTGAAGATTaagtcaacattttataaaacagtttACTGACATGTACATAGCGGAATATATTGAATAGTACAGTATTTTTCATTCACTAAATGAAcgataaatcatgataagtgtgacaagtCTCCCGTCTGTTAAGTTTAT
This is a stretch of genomic DNA from Mercenaria mercenaria strain notata chromosome 4, MADL_Memer_1, whole genome shotgun sequence. It encodes these proteins:
- the LOC123551352 gene encoding L-amino acid oxidase-like; translation: MEDWKKYNKEYSDKLWPGWDKNLSQADKDTYDIDGILSYYEATIQPVIDELGPDPSEEKWHEWLFKWSKLSVEDFLRGLGGDEMKSYPLTPWAEPAIEGYKVSTYTPMFGEDLATYLREDLGKWWADPLKTPKLGMDTLPKAFTKRNKNGWNPDVDLSKNIKFGIMVTKVENTEKYVKGKKVKKVIVTGNNASTGHVESVEGDAVILTLPLQILRQIDIPFSIEKQKALSQISYGASTKVMLQCKTRFWQKDVGHGGFSKTNMMIGQLHYPYYEESGIGDDERGVLMVYTWQENALTYGSQPKDIAIRSAVHDISKIHSQIKDQFEVGVVQAWSSDPTSEGAFALLKPFEYIDHMKILTKPTETIYLAGEALSWSSGWIQGAIFSGLMQAYCFQSHLEDKEVRTPVSLMLGKK